A window from Sphingobacterium hotanense encodes these proteins:
- a CDS encoding phospho-sugar mutase — MGNLDKDTQARINQWLTNEYDQDTVAQVQKLVDNNEETELLDSFYKELEFGTGGLRGIMGVGSNRMNKYTIGKATQGLANYLLKQFPNQDIKVAVSYDSRNNSQAFGNLVADVFSANGIHVYLFEELRPTPVLSFAVRHFECQGGVMLTASHNPKEYNGYKAYWNDGGQLVAPHDKNVITEVNAIQSVNDIKFGRVEKNITLVGSEFDDIYIAENKKLSIHPEAVQAQKDLKIVYSPIHGTGITVVPKMLKAWGFENVTIVEEQAEPNGNFPTVIYPNPEEDDAMAKAKQKGQELDADVVMATDPDADRVGVAIKTPSGSFQLINGNQIGSLLTYYVLSSKKALGQLKPNDYIVKTIVTSNLFAAIADAHNVKYYETLTGFKYIGEVMTKLLGKENYLVGGEESYGYLVGDLVRDKDAVNSCAFIAEMCAYFKNQGKSLYDVLVQLYLEYGFYKEKLISLTKKGKAGADEIKQMMADLRAELPKTLGGVEVVEVRDYENSETTNMKTGEKSKIDLPKSDVLQFITADGDVISARPSGTEPKIKFYCSVKEKLAFSSEYGQISNRLDDKVEVMMADIIKD; from the coding sequence ATGGGCAATTTAGATAAAGACACACAGGCGAGAATCAACCAATGGTTGACGAACGAATATGACCAGGATACGGTGGCACAGGTACAGAAGCTGGTTGATAACAACGAAGAAACCGAATTATTAGACTCCTTCTACAAAGAATTGGAGTTCGGGACAGGTGGTTTACGCGGCATTATGGGCGTAGGTTCCAACCGAATGAATAAGTACACCATCGGAAAAGCGACGCAGGGCCTAGCGAACTATCTGTTAAAGCAATTCCCGAATCAAGACATCAAAGTCGCAGTATCTTATGACAGCCGCAATAATTCGCAGGCATTCGGAAACTTAGTGGCCGATGTATTCTCTGCGAACGGCATCCATGTTTATTTATTTGAAGAATTACGACCTACCCCGGTATTATCCTTTGCCGTCCGTCATTTCGAATGCCAAGGCGGTGTGATGCTAACAGCATCGCATAACCCGAAGGAGTATAACGGCTACAAAGCATATTGGAACGATGGCGGACAATTGGTCGCGCCGCACGACAAGAACGTAATCACGGAAGTGAATGCTATTCAATCGGTCAATGACATCAAATTCGGTCGCGTAGAAAAGAACATCACCTTAGTAGGTTCAGAATTCGACGATATCTACATCGCTGAGAACAAAAAACTAAGCATTCATCCGGAAGCGGTTCAAGCGCAAAAAGATCTGAAAATCGTTTACTCTCCAATCCACGGAACAGGTATTACCGTAGTTCCGAAAATGCTGAAAGCATGGGGATTTGAAAATGTAACGATCGTAGAGGAACAAGCTGAACCAAATGGGAATTTCCCTACCGTGATCTATCCAAATCCGGAGGAAGATGATGCCATGGCGAAAGCAAAGCAAAAGGGCCAAGAGCTGGACGCAGATGTCGTGATGGCAACAGACCCCGATGCAGACCGCGTTGGTGTGGCTATTAAAACACCTTCTGGATCTTTCCAATTAATCAACGGAAACCAGATCGGAAGCTTGCTGACTTATTATGTCCTTTCTTCTAAAAAGGCATTAGGCCAACTAAAACCAAACGATTATATCGTAAAAACCATCGTAACGTCTAATCTATTCGCAGCGATTGCGGATGCACATAATGTAAAATACTATGAAACATTAACAGGTTTTAAATACATCGGTGAAGTGATGACCAAATTATTGGGCAAGGAAAACTACTTGGTCGGTGGCGAAGAAAGTTACGGCTATCTGGTTGGCGATCTTGTCCGCGATAAAGATGCGGTAAACTCCTGCGCTTTTATTGCCGAGATGTGCGCTTATTTCAAAAACCAAGGAAAGTCGCTATACGACGTTTTGGTACAGCTTTATTTGGAATATGGCTTCTACAAAGAAAAACTAATCTCCCTAACGAAAAAGGGTAAAGCGGGTGCTGATGAGATCAAACAGATGATGGCTGATCTTCGTGCAGAGCTTCCTAAAACGTTAGGTGGAGTTGAAGTAGTAGAAGTTCGCGACTACGAAAACAGCGAAACAACGAACATGAAAACCGGCGAGAAATCGAAAATCGATCTTCCAAAGTCAGATGTTCTGCAATTTATTACAGCTGATGGCGATGTAATTTCCGCACGCCCTTCCGGAACAGAGCCTAAAATCAAGTTCTACTGCTCCGTAAAAGAGAAATTAGCCTTTTCATCAGAGTACGGACAGATCTCCAACCGCCTTGACGATAAAGTGGAAGTGATGATGGCCGACATAATCAAGGATTA
- a CDS encoding SDR family oxidoreductase, which produces MAVQGALQQDALKGKTIVVTGGGTGLGKAMATYFSELGANLVISSRKLPVLEEAAAEINNKTGNAVLPVACDIRNPEEVENLRIQAEKAFGKVDVLLNNAAGNFISPTERLSPNAFSTIIDIVLKGTVNCTLEFGKNWIEKKQQANVLNIITTYAFTGSGYVVPSAVAKGGVLTLTRSLAVEWGKYGIRHNAIAPGPFPTKGAWDRLLPGDLAAKFDFKNRVPLKRVGDHQELANLAAFLVSDYSAYINGEVITIDGGEWLQGAGQLSGLEAVEPEMWDAIGQTIRKNNK; this is translated from the coding sequence ATGGCAGTACAAGGAGCTTTACAACAAGATGCCCTAAAAGGGAAGACCATCGTCGTTACTGGTGGTGGAACAGGATTAGGAAAAGCAATGGCAACCTATTTCTCCGAACTTGGTGCTAATTTAGTCATCAGCAGCAGAAAACTCCCGGTATTGGAAGAAGCCGCCGCTGAGATCAACAACAAAACAGGTAATGCTGTTCTGCCGGTCGCATGCGATATTCGCAATCCTGAGGAAGTTGAAAACCTACGTATTCAAGCAGAAAAAGCATTTGGCAAAGTCGATGTGCTATTAAACAACGCGGCGGGTAACTTTATCTCCCCGACGGAACGCCTCTCCCCGAACGCCTTCTCGACCATTATCGATATCGTTTTGAAAGGAACTGTAAACTGTACCTTGGAATTCGGAAAGAACTGGATCGAAAAGAAACAACAGGCAAACGTGCTCAACATCATCACTACCTACGCCTTTACAGGTTCGGGATATGTTGTCCCTTCTGCGGTAGCTAAAGGTGGCGTATTGACCCTTACCCGCTCCCTGGCCGTAGAATGGGGGAAATATGGAATCCGACACAATGCGATTGCTCCAGGACCTTTCCCGACAAAGGGAGCTTGGGACAGATTATTGCCTGGCGACTTGGCCGCTAAATTCGATTTCAAAAACCGTGTACCCTTAAAACGCGTAGGCGACCATCAGGAACTCGCTAATTTGGCAGCTTTTTTGGTATCTGATTATTCCGCTTACATCAATGGCGAGGTCATCACCATCGATGGCGGTGAATGGTTACAAGGCGCAGGACAATTGAGCGGATTGGAAGCCGTAGAACCGGAAATGTGGGATGCAATCGGACAGACGATAAGAAAAAACAACAAGTAA
- a CDS encoding enoyl-CoA hydratase/isomerase family protein, with translation MHSYLKTQVTDHICYIQLDRGRSNAMHLEMIEELSATIQQQQDDPSVEAIVLQGKEGFFTSGLDLITLFQYDEQQIRTFWEKFIDLLHQLAAFPKPSIAAITGHSPAGGCVLAICCDYRVMAEGEFIIGLNEVPVGIIVPSSIFDLYSFWIGKANAHRFLLEGKLLSPQAALEVGLLDEVVPFERIQTAAGRKAKHYMQFDKNAWGATKMNIRKDLLKNIAQTKDEAIEQVLKQWWAPSTRSILKTIIDNLTKK, from the coding sequence ATGCATTCATACCTGAAGACACAAGTAACAGACCATATCTGTTATATCCAATTAGATCGTGGCAGATCAAATGCTATGCATCTTGAAATGATTGAAGAACTTTCTGCTACGATTCAGCAACAGCAAGACGACCCTAGCGTAGAAGCTATCGTTTTGCAAGGGAAAGAAGGATTCTTTACCTCTGGCCTCGACTTAATAACGCTGTTTCAATACGATGAACAACAGATCCGCACGTTCTGGGAGAAGTTCATAGACCTATTGCACCAGCTCGCCGCATTCCCTAAGCCTAGCATCGCTGCGATAACCGGGCATAGCCCCGCCGGAGGTTGCGTTCTGGCTATCTGCTGCGATTACCGCGTTATGGCGGAAGGCGAATTCATTATCGGTTTAAACGAAGTTCCGGTTGGCATTATCGTTCCTTCCAGCATCTTCGATCTCTATAGTTTCTGGATTGGGAAAGCCAATGCACATCGATTCCTGCTAGAAGGAAAACTATTATCTCCACAGGCTGCCCTAGAGGTTGGATTGCTCGACGAGGTTGTCCCTTTCGAACGCATCCAGACCGCCGCAGGAAGAAAAGCAAAACACTATATGCAGTTCGATAAAAACGCATGGGGTGCCACTAAGATGAATATCCGCAAAGACCTGTTGAAAAACATTGCACAAACAAAGGATGAAGCGATCGAACAAGTACTTAAGCAATGGTGGGCACCATCGACGCGTTCGATCTTAAAAACTATTATCGACAATTTGACAAAGAAATAA
- a CDS encoding TonB-dependent receptor plug domain-containing protein: MKQILYAITLILLSLHTGSILAQDINLLQSRLQQYASENPQEKIHMHTDRNLYSAGETIWYKTYTVIDIENRLSTLSNLIHVDLIDPKGTIIASRMHLNINGLSLGEIELTDTLVDGSYRLRAYTNWMRNDSSDYFFEKVLEIGNVRTDELFSKATLVTIDGTPYYQIKLENADGTLLPKTTVRYEVFDGEDSIDKGRATLNEDGNILIKVDNKNRGRGIMLSIRKPDRRTVKKYINSQSFFSENDVQAFPEGGYYLANELNKIAFKTTDPRGRGIPATITVFTNADDTVGKVATNDLGLAAGSFFLIDNSSYRAEVKFNDGTAKTIDLPQPQKSGYAMVVGTNFNKIYTQVNISEDKIDSKDLYIVFQHLGNVYYIAKQAAKKKNITFIKEQKDLPTGVITISILDHNLQPILERAYFNKRTSEVPTVDLNLDNKSYGTRDKVLSEIIIGSEADNMRVASLSASVVNLSKIGAELEDQSNILSSLLLQSDVKGYIERPAYYFNSDGTFKLEDLDMLLLTQGWRKINWAKLDSPNKKPEFHAEKGIRIAGYVKRMGRKAAVPNAKVQLISTHNFMDYIDTTANEDGYFQIDDLIFPDSVKFILSARNQKDKKYVDISLIETSKPQVNIRRNQPLINNDINTVFKDQFLATKAFYNELENKGLMDKTIQIEEVVVRATRPKAAEHSSNLNGPGNADQVITAEELGPCPNLESCLGGRLLGVVFRNGQAYMTRGNTEPMQLIVDGMYMEADMLSMINPFDVETVEVLRNVNYTSIYGFNGANGVLIITTKRGGGLVANSKPIGMIVAQPKGLSMIKEFYKPVYEPDSTSGFQSDLRTTIHWVPNLVTDESGKAQFDFYTSDEPGTYRITLEGIDLMGRIYRKQVDFEMK, translated from the coding sequence ATGAAGCAAATTCTCTATGCTATAACTCTGATTCTGTTATCCTTACACACAGGATCTATCCTCGCTCAAGACATTAATTTACTACAAAGCCGTTTACAGCAATATGCTTCCGAAAACCCGCAGGAGAAGATTCATATGCATACGGACCGCAACTTGTATAGCGCTGGGGAAACCATTTGGTATAAGACTTATACTGTAATTGATATTGAAAACAGGCTCTCTACCCTCTCTAATCTAATCCATGTCGATCTCATCGACCCGAAAGGAACAATCATAGCATCTAGAATGCACCTCAACATCAACGGACTCAGCTTAGGGGAAATTGAATTGACCGACACATTAGTCGATGGATCCTATCGCTTAAGAGCCTATACCAATTGGATGCGAAATGACAGCTCCGACTACTTCTTCGAAAAGGTTTTGGAAATTGGGAATGTACGAACCGATGAGCTGTTCTCCAAAGCGACCCTAGTCACGATAGATGGCACCCCATATTACCAGATCAAGTTGGAGAACGCCGATGGAACCCTACTCCCGAAAACAACAGTTCGTTATGAGGTCTTTGATGGTGAAGACAGCATCGATAAGGGTCGGGCGACATTGAACGAAGATGGCAATATCCTGATCAAGGTCGACAACAAAAACCGTGGGAGAGGGATCATGCTGAGTATTCGAAAGCCGGACCGACGCACCGTAAAAAAATACATCAATAGCCAGTCTTTCTTTTCTGAAAACGATGTCCAAGCATTCCCTGAAGGCGGATACTATTTGGCGAATGAACTCAATAAGATAGCTTTCAAAACGACAGACCCACGTGGAAGAGGAATTCCCGCCACAATCACCGTTTTTACAAATGCCGATGATACAGTTGGGAAAGTGGCCACTAATGACCTCGGATTGGCTGCTGGCAGCTTTTTCCTAATAGACAATAGTAGTTATCGCGCAGAGGTTAAGTTCAATGATGGCACAGCCAAAACGATAGACCTCCCACAGCCACAAAAAAGTGGATATGCGATGGTCGTGGGAACCAATTTTAACAAGATTTATACACAGGTCAACATCTCTGAAGACAAAATCGATAGCAAAGATCTCTATATTGTCTTCCAACATTTGGGCAATGTTTACTATATCGCGAAACAGGCCGCTAAGAAAAAGAATATTACGTTCATTAAGGAACAGAAAGACTTGCCAACCGGCGTTATTACCATCAGCATATTAGATCATAATTTACAGCCAATTCTGGAAAGAGCATATTTTAATAAGCGTACAAGCGAAGTTCCAACAGTAGATTTAAACCTAGATAATAAAAGCTATGGCACCAGAGATAAGGTGCTTAGTGAAATTATTATAGGGTCTGAAGCAGATAACATGCGCGTTGCATCACTTTCAGCGTCTGTCGTTAACTTATCCAAGATTGGAGCTGAATTGGAAGATCAATCCAATATCCTCAGCAGCTTACTACTGCAGAGCGATGTCAAAGGCTACATTGAGCGTCCCGCCTATTATTTCAATAGCGATGGAACCTTTAAGCTCGAAGACTTGGACATGCTCTTATTGACCCAAGGCTGGCGTAAGATAAACTGGGCAAAATTAGACTCCCCAAATAAGAAACCGGAGTTCCACGCCGAGAAAGGCATTCGCATCGCAGGATACGTTAAGCGCATGGGTAGGAAGGCCGCTGTTCCGAATGCAAAGGTTCAACTCATATCCACACATAACTTTATGGATTATATTGATACGACCGCAAATGAGGATGGCTATTTCCAAATTGATGATCTCATCTTCCCCGACAGCGTGAAGTTTATCCTATCGGCCCGGAATCAAAAAGATAAGAAATATGTGGATATTTCCTTGATTGAAACGTCGAAGCCGCAAGTCAATATCAGAAGAAACCAACCCTTGATCAACAACGACATCAACACTGTATTTAAGGACCAATTTCTTGCAACGAAGGCGTTTTATAACGAGTTGGAAAATAAAGGCTTGATGGACAAAACTATTCAGATAGAAGAAGTCGTCGTACGTGCTACCCGGCCAAAAGCGGCAGAGCACTCTAGTAATTTAAATGGTCCTGGAAATGCTGACCAAGTTATTACGGCGGAAGAATTAGGTCCCTGTCCAAACTTGGAAAGCTGCCTTGGCGGTCGTCTTTTAGGTGTTGTATTCCGAAACGGACAAGCCTATATGACAAGAGGCAATACCGAACCGATGCAACTTATCGTCGATGGGATGTATATGGAGGCCGATATGCTTTCTATGATCAATCCATTCGATGTGGAAACCGTTGAAGTGCTTAGAAACGTAAATTATACTTCCATCTATGGATTCAATGGCGCCAATGGCGTCCTTATTATCACGACAAAGCGTGGTGGAGGTCTCGTGGCGAACTCCAAACCTATCGGAATGATTGTCGCTCAACCCAAAGGTCTTTCGATGATCAAAGAATTCTACAAACCTGTCTACGAGCCTGACTCCACTTCCGGATTCCAAAGCGACCTACGAACTACCATACATTGGGTGCCAAACCTCGTTACGGATGAGAGCGGCAAAGCACAATTTGACTTCTATACTTCCGACGAGCCGGGAACTTACCGTATCACGTTGGAAGGCATCGATTTAATGGGTAGGATATACAGAAAGCAAGTCGATTTTGAAATGAAATGA
- the purD gene encoding phosphoribosylamine--glycine ligase, with the protein MNILIIGSGGRESAFAYKISKSPKLSKLFIAPGNAGTGQYGENVALKVTDFKGIADFALANNIEMIVVGPEEPLVKGIHDYFLADDQLKHIAVVGPQAEGAQLEGSKDFSKEFMIRHNVPTAAFRSFDKTNLEEGLAYLDTQKLPIVLKADGLAAGKGVLICESYEDAKMELKAMISDAKFGEASNVVVVEEFLKGIELSVFVLTDGKDYKVLPSAKDYKRIGEGDTGLNTGGMGSVSPVPFADQAFLDKVEERIIKPTVDGLKKDNIPYKGFIFIGLMNVDGEPYVIEYNVRMGDPETESVLVRIESDLVDLLEGVAQGNLADRSYTVSLKTAATVVIVSGGYPGDYEGGKVISNMENVKESIVFHAGTKQDGVDVVTAGGRVLAVTALEDDLFSALQQATADAGRIFFQGKYFRTDIGFDLI; encoded by the coding sequence ATGAATATTCTTATTATCGGCTCTGGAGGTAGAGAGTCTGCCTTTGCCTATAAAATCTCTAAAAGTCCTAAACTATCTAAACTTTTTATTGCACCTGGAAACGCAGGTACTGGTCAGTATGGCGAGAATGTTGCTTTGAAAGTAACTGATTTTAAAGGTATTGCTGATTTTGCTTTGGCGAATAATATTGAAATGATTGTTGTTGGTCCTGAGGAGCCGCTTGTAAAAGGTATTCATGATTATTTCCTAGCTGACGATCAACTGAAACATATTGCGGTGGTTGGCCCACAAGCAGAAGGTGCGCAGTTAGAGGGATCTAAAGACTTCTCTAAGGAGTTCATGATTCGTCATAATGTACCGACTGCTGCTTTCCGTTCATTCGATAAGACAAATTTAGAAGAAGGATTAGCGTATTTGGACACACAGAAGCTTCCTATCGTTTTGAAGGCTGATGGATTAGCGGCTGGAAAGGGTGTGTTGATCTGCGAATCGTATGAAGACGCGAAGATGGAATTGAAGGCTATGATCAGCGACGCGAAGTTTGGCGAAGCCAGCAATGTTGTGGTTGTTGAAGAGTTCTTAAAAGGTATCGAACTTTCTGTTTTCGTGCTTACAGACGGAAAAGATTATAAAGTACTGCCTTCTGCAAAGGATTATAAGCGTATCGGCGAGGGCGATACAGGACTAAATACCGGTGGTATGGGTTCTGTTTCTCCTGTTCCTTTTGCTGATCAAGCTTTCTTAGATAAGGTAGAAGAGCGTATTATCAAACCTACAGTGGATGGTTTGAAGAAGGATAATATCCCTTACAAAGGGTTTATCTTCATCGGATTGATGAATGTGGATGGCGAGCCTTATGTCATTGAATACAACGTTCGTATGGGGGACCCAGAGACAGAATCTGTACTAGTTCGTATCGAGTCGGATTTAGTGGATCTGTTAGAAGGTGTTGCGCAAGGGAATCTTGCTGACCGTTCTTACACGGTATCTCTTAAAACGGCAGCTACGGTAGTGATTGTTTCTGGAGGTTATCCAGGCGATTATGAAGGTGGCAAGGTAATCAGCAATATGGAGAATGTGAAAGAGTCAATCGTTTTCCATGCCGGAACGAAACAGGATGGCGTTGATGTAGTAACTGCCGGAGGTCGCGTTCTAGCAGTGACCGCCTTAGAAGACGATCTGTTTTCGGCCCTACAACAGGCTACAGCGGATGCTGGAAGGATCTTTTTCCAAGGAAAATACTTCAGAACAGACATCGGATTTGATTTGATCTAA
- a CDS encoding recombinase family protein gives MMLAIYLSAPEVENDRRALNTFYGMRRARKEGRLMGRAPFGYINRSKEDGRKYIAPKEPEASAMRWAFNEIAKGVFACDQVRQKMNKLHKTTISRSAFHVAVRNPLYYGKIFIAKFKDEEAHLVQGQHKPLISKELFDRVQLILDGNKRVERPNTKILSDENLPLRGFLVCPKCGRNLTGSASKGRTSRYYYYHCVSSCGFRQKAELANDIFEKRMRQFALNGSAQIVKKLLLDNYKKFVNNPLDEKKQIAQQIDKLNARLSVARNKLLSEIIDDEEYLEIKDECKTRIESLEEQLSKDGSDTKKINIDKSLDRALKYIENIPKMYAEGEIRTRRGIIGSIFPEKLVFDGKIYRTTRMNVIANYIFQINNGLLQKKNRTNENKFHLSCLVARRGIEPLFQE, from the coding sequence ATGATGCTTGCGATATATCTGTCCGCTCCCGAAGTGGAAAATGACCGCAGGGCATTGAATACGTTTTACGGTATGCGTAGGGCAAGGAAAGAGGGACGTTTAATGGGCAGAGCTCCTTTCGGATATATCAACAGAAGCAAAGAGGACGGACGAAAATACATTGCCCCAAAAGAACCTGAAGCATCAGCTATGCGTTGGGCTTTCAACGAAATAGCAAAAGGCGTGTTTGCCTGTGACCAAGTACGGCAAAAAATGAACAAATTACACAAGACAACGATAAGTCGAAGTGCTTTTCACGTAGCCGTACGCAATCCGCTATACTACGGTAAGATATTCATAGCCAAATTCAAGGACGAAGAAGCACATCTGGTACAGGGTCAGCACAAACCGCTTATATCCAAAGAACTTTTTGACAGGGTGCAACTGATATTGGACGGAAATAAAAGGGTAGAACGTCCTAATACCAAAATACTTTCAGATGAGAACCTGCCCCTCCGTGGTTTCTTAGTATGTCCCAAATGTGGTCGCAACCTAACAGGTAGTGCTTCCAAAGGAAGAACAAGCCGTTATTACTACTATCATTGCGTTTCATCCTGTGGCTTCCGCCAAAAAGCTGAATTAGCCAACGATATTTTTGAAAAGCGTATGCGACAGTTTGCGTTAAACGGTTCTGCTCAAATAGTGAAAAAACTGTTGTTGGACAACTACAAGAAATTCGTAAACAACCCACTTGACGAAAAGAAACAGATTGCACAGCAAATAGATAAACTAAATGCAAGGTTGTCAGTAGCACGCAACAAACTGCTATCTGAAATTATTGATGATGAGGAATACCTCGAAATCAAAGATGAATGTAAGACACGAATTGAGAGTCTGGAAGAACAGTTGAGCAAAGACGGTTCTGATACCAAGAAAATCAATATAGATAAGTCTTTAGACAGGGCTTTAAAGTACATAGAAAATATTCCCAAAATGTACGCTGAGGGTGAAATCAGAACAAGGAGAGGTATAATTGGTTCGATATTCCCTGAAAAATTGGTGTTTGACGGAAAAATTTATCGAACCACCCGAATGAACGTAATCGCAAACTATATCTTTCAGATAAACAATGGATTACTTCAAAAAAAGAACAGGACAAACGAAAATAAATTTCATTTGTCCTGTTTAGTAGCCCGTAGGGGAATCGAACCCCTGTTTCAAGAATGA
- a CDS encoding recombinase family protein: MKRADLYIRVSTDEQADKGYSQRDQEERLKRYCATNKIAVGQVIYEDHSAKTFNRPEWTRLLNSLKKRRSKTNLILFTKWDRFSRNAGDAYQMISTLN, from the coding sequence ATGAAAAGAGCCGATTTATATATACGAGTTTCCACGGACGAACAGGCAGACAAGGGATATTCACAGCGTGACCAAGAGGAACGTCTGAAAAGGTACTGTGCGACCAATAAGATTGCTGTTGGACAGGTTATCTACGAAGACCATTCCGCCAAGACCTTTAACCGACCCGAATGGACAAGATTATTGAACAGTCTTAAAAAGAGACGTTCAAAGACCAACCTTATCCTGTTTACCAAATGGGATAGGTTTAGCCGTAATGCAGGTGATGCCTATCAGATGATTAGCACACTTAACTAA
- a CDS encoding helix-turn-helix transcriptional regulator — protein MDCRTTPKHKMEYKIIKPYKDLKPFIHFYWELKGNELEKQWERVFPDGCAGVIMNLGSTCLTDNGSLSMEFGKTYVVGAMTSFKDSFIDSDTHLLGVCLKPATFANFYSYASQNELTNDTIEFEKSNSFNVDKIFNNPFDYLNQFFSDRIKAKHIPLQSVINDIHSTNGQINIHQLSKRNFTTVRQLERNFIRFIGLSPKEYSNIIRFQNALSIIKKSDENRSFLDVAFECGYYDHSHLTNEIKRNTGLSPSQL, from the coding sequence ATGGATTGTAGAACGACACCCAAGCACAAAATGGAATACAAAATAATAAAACCTTACAAAGACTTAAAGCCCTTTATACATTTTTATTGGGAGCTGAAAGGAAACGAACTTGAAAAACAATGGGAACGGGTTTTCCCAGACGGTTGTGCAGGTGTAATAATGAATTTGGGAAGTACTTGTTTAACAGATAACGGTTCGCTTTCTATGGAGTTTGGAAAAACGTATGTGGTGGGTGCGATGACTTCATTTAAAGACAGCTTTATCGACAGTGATACTCATTTATTGGGAGTATGTCTAAAACCTGCAACTTTTGCAAATTTCTATAGCTATGCCTCACAAAATGAATTGACAAACGACACAATCGAGTTTGAAAAATCTAATTCATTCAATGTCGATAAAATCTTTAACAACCCATTTGATTATCTTAACCAATTTTTTTCCGACAGAATAAAAGCAAAACATATTCCATTGCAATCGGTTATTAATGATATTCATTCTACAAATGGACAGATCAACATTCACCAGCTGTCAAAACGAAATTTCACGACCGTAAGACAGTTAGAGCGAAATTTCATAAGGTTCATTGGACTATCCCCAAAAGAATATTCAAATATTATTCGCTTTCAAAATGCTTTGTCCATTATCAAAAAATCAGATGAAAATCGAAGTTTTTTAGATGTTGCTTTTGAATGTGGCTACTATGACCATTCGCATCTTACCAATGAAATCAAGCGAAATACGGGGCTTTCACCATCACAACTTTAA